Proteins encoded together in one Pseudomonas arsenicoxydans window:
- the rssC gene encoding anti-sigma factor antagonist RssC, whose amino-acid sequence MSTGRIQFAEQDGTFVLKFVGEVRLTLCSALDATIDRIFTALNFNAIVIDLTETRSIDSTTLGLLAKLSILSRQKVGLLPTVVTTHEDITRLLESMGFEQVFNIVDRPIPCPECLTDLPDQDQSEEVVRIKVLEAHKILMGLNDSNREAFHDLVNALERH is encoded by the coding sequence ATGAGTACCGGTAGAATCCAGTTCGCCGAGCAGGACGGCACCTTCGTTCTGAAGTTCGTCGGTGAAGTTCGCCTGACCCTGTGTTCGGCGTTGGATGCGACTATTGATCGGATCTTCACAGCGTTGAACTTCAACGCGATCGTGATCGACCTGACCGAAACCCGCAGCATCGACAGCACCACCCTTGGCCTGCTGGCCAAATTGTCGATCCTGTCGCGGCAAAAGGTCGGCCTGTTGCCGACCGTCGTCACCACCCACGAAGACATCACGCGTCTGCTGGAGTCCATGGGCTTCGAGCAAGTGTTCAACATTGTTGACCGCCCGATTCCGTGCCCTGAGTGCCTGACTGACTTGCCGGATCAGGACCAGTCCGAAGAAGTGGTGCGAATCAAAGTGCTGGAAGCGCACAAGATCCTCATGGGCCTGAACGACTCCAATCGTGAAGCGTTCCATGACCTGGTGAACGCTCTCGAGCGCCACTGA
- a CDS encoding low molecular weight protein-tyrosine-phosphatase, with amino-acid sequence MFKKILVVCVGNICRSPTAEMLLRNALEPSISVTSAGLAARVGESMAPDALSVLEEHGRAAPNFKARQITAAIVNESDLVLVMEKEHVKGVLDIASHARGKVFLLGKWQREREIKDPYRQGKAAFVHAHALIEEAVCSWAQRLGR; translated from the coding sequence TTGTTCAAAAAAATTCTTGTCGTTTGCGTCGGCAATATTTGCCGAAGTCCCACAGCCGAAATGTTGCTGCGCAATGCGCTGGAACCTTCAATTTCAGTGACCTCTGCGGGCCTCGCCGCGCGGGTGGGCGAGTCTATGGCGCCTGACGCACTTTCGGTACTGGAAGAACATGGGCGCGCCGCGCCGAACTTTAAAGCACGGCAGATAACAGCGGCCATCGTTAATGAATCAGACCTCGTTCTGGTCATGGAAAAAGAGCATGTAAAAGGCGTGCTCGATATTGCATCACATGCCAGAGGCAAAGTGTTTCTTCTGGGGAAGTGGCAGCGTGAGCGCGAAATAAAGGATCCGTATCGTCAAGGAAAAGCTGCTTTTGTCCATGCCCATGCATTGATTGAAGAGGCTGTTTGCTCATGGGCGCAGCGCCTCGGACGTTGA
- a CDS encoding polysaccharide biosynthesis tyrosine autokinase gives MQLPSVISTRDKDRDEIDLLGLLGTLIDHKWLIGAITGAFMVTGAAYSVLSAPVYLANALVQVEPKKNDMLGFSDISSMLGGQSPAATEIGIIKSRAVIGKTVDDLRLDIVVTPNTFPVVGGFLARRYKSAPDQPVSPARFGLSSFAWGGERLEIEKLKLPDELLGKKLMLIAGEQNRFQLFDDNGGLLASGAAGVAVAENGVEMLVTGMAANPGTKFEVVRNPRIVTIQSYQDALDVSEQGKESGIISLALASTDYALAVKILNKISTLYVQQNVQRTSAEAAQSLDFLQAQLPQVKDDLVKASNALNSYQTRGNTVNISLETKSVLEQIVVLDTRLSDLKLQQADLDRKFTREHPAYRALMAQMGDLNSQRRALEKKVQGLPATQQELLNLTRDVEVATQIYTQLLNKSQELDIVRAGAVGNARLIDTADVDITTPVKPRKILIVLIATFLGAFVGVALVLVRKSLSRGLEGPEAIEQLGLPVYASIPYSALQQEEDTKKLRLGDGSPNQGFLLALRNPTDLSIESIRSLRTCLHFAGLDATNNRIMISGPSPQVGKTFVSSNLAAVMAQSGQRVILIDADMRKGHLHKTLATPINNGLSDLLVKRCSLDQAINKLEIENLHFISRGQVPPNPSELLMHANFRELMAELSERYDVVIVDTPPLLAVTDAAIVGREAAINLIVTRFGVNPAKEIELTMRRFAQNGIELKGAIFNGVEKRASSYYGNSSYGYYNYEYASDKA, from the coding sequence ATGCAGTTACCGTCAGTAATCAGCACCCGGGATAAAGATAGAGACGAGATTGATCTTCTCGGTTTACTCGGCACATTGATTGACCACAAATGGTTAATAGGTGCTATCACCGGTGCGTTCATGGTGACCGGTGCCGCGTATTCGGTTTTATCAGCGCCCGTGTATCTGGCGAACGCGCTGGTACAGGTCGAGCCGAAAAAGAACGACATGTTGGGCTTCTCGGATATCAGCAGCATGCTTGGCGGACAATCGCCAGCGGCTACCGAGATTGGCATCATCAAGTCCCGCGCAGTCATTGGTAAAACGGTCGATGATCTGCGCCTGGATATTGTGGTCACGCCCAACACCTTTCCCGTAGTGGGTGGCTTTCTGGCGCGTCGTTATAAAAGCGCTCCTGATCAACCGGTGTCACCTGCACGCTTTGGGTTGAGCAGTTTTGCCTGGGGCGGTGAGCGCCTCGAGATCGAGAAGCTCAAACTGCCCGATGAGTTGTTGGGCAAGAAGCTGATGCTGATTGCCGGCGAGCAAAACCGGTTCCAGCTGTTTGATGACAACGGCGGTTTGTTGGCCAGCGGTGCCGCAGGCGTTGCTGTCGCAGAGAATGGCGTCGAGATGCTCGTAACGGGGATGGCCGCCAACCCGGGGACGAAATTCGAGGTGGTGCGCAATCCACGTATCGTCACCATTCAAAGTTACCAGGACGCCCTGGATGTCTCCGAGCAAGGTAAGGAGTCGGGCATCATCAGCCTGGCCCTGGCCAGCACCGACTACGCCCTGGCGGTGAAAATACTCAACAAGATATCGACCCTGTATGTGCAGCAGAACGTGCAACGCACGTCTGCCGAGGCGGCCCAGAGTCTGGACTTCCTGCAGGCACAACTTCCTCAAGTCAAAGACGATCTGGTCAAAGCCAGCAACGCGCTCAACAGCTACCAGACTCGCGGCAATACCGTGAATATCTCCCTGGAAACCAAGTCTGTCCTGGAACAGATTGTGGTGCTGGACACGCGCCTCTCGGATTTGAAGCTGCAGCAAGCCGACCTTGATCGAAAATTCACCCGCGAGCACCCGGCATACCGCGCGTTGATGGCTCAGATGGGCGATTTGAACAGCCAGCGCCGAGCACTGGAGAAGAAGGTTCAGGGGCTGCCGGCGACGCAACAAGAGTTGTTGAACCTCACCCGTGATGTCGAAGTGGCAACGCAGATCTACACCCAACTTTTGAACAAATCCCAGGAGTTGGACATCGTGCGGGCCGGTGCGGTCGGCAACGCGCGGCTCATTGATACGGCGGATGTCGACATCACCACCCCGGTCAAGCCACGTAAAATCCTTATCGTGCTTATTGCGACTTTCCTGGGAGCGTTTGTCGGTGTTGCCCTGGTGTTGGTGCGCAAATCCCTAAGCCGAGGACTTGAAGGCCCCGAAGCCATCGAGCAACTTGGGCTGCCCGTTTACGCCTCTATTCCGTACAGCGCGTTGCAGCAGGAAGAGGACACCAAGAAACTCCGGCTGGGCGACGGTAGCCCTAACCAGGGCTTTCTATTGGCGCTGCGTAACCCCACCGATTTGTCCATCGAATCGATACGCAGCCTGCGAACCTGTTTGCATTTTGCGGGGCTGGACGCGACCAACAATCGCATCATGATTTCCGGGCCAAGCCCTCAGGTCGGCAAGACATTTGTCTCCTCTAACCTGGCCGCTGTCATGGCTCAAAGCGGGCAGCGGGTCATCCTGATCGATGCGGATATGCGTAAAGGTCATTTGCACAAGACGTTGGCGACCCCGATCAACAATGGCTTGTCGGACCTGTTGGTCAAACGCTGCAGTCTGGACCAGGCGATCAATAAACTTGAGATCGAAAACCTGCACTTCATCAGCCGTGGCCAAGTACCGCCTAATCCCTCGGAACTGCTGATGCATGCCAACTTCCGAGAGCTGATGGCGGAACTCAGCGAACGCTACGATGTGGTCATCGTCGACACACCACCGCTTTTGGCTGTCACCGATGCGGCCATTGTCGGACGTGAAGCGGCAATCAATCTGATCGTGACGCGTTTTGGCGTTAACCCGGCCAAAGAGATCGAGTTGACCATGCGCCGGTTTGCTCAAAACGGCATCGAGTTGAAGGGCGCCATTTTCAATGGCGTCGAGAAACGGGCGTCCAGTTATTACGGTAATAGCAGCTACGGCTATTACAACTATGAATACGCCTCCGACAAGGCGTGA
- the tal gene encoding transaldolase produces MTSKLEQLKQMTTVVADTGDFEAIARVKPVDATTNPSLLLKAAAISGYAELLNACVHDCKGDVGLASDRFGVAVGQEILKVIPGRISTEVDARLSFDTDAVLKRAHRLIELYDKAGIGRDRVLIKIASTWEGIRAAEILEKEGIQTNLTLLFSFAQAAACADAGVFLISPFVGRIYDWYKKANGNDYTGADDPGVQSVTRIYNYYKANDYKTVVMGASFRNLNQIEQLAGCDRLTISPDLLEKLAADTGKLERKLAPGHAGEARLSLNEAQFRWLSNEDAMATEKLAEGIRQFARDQEKLEALLQAKL; encoded by the coding sequence ATGACCTCCAAGCTGGAACAACTCAAACAAATGACTACCGTGGTTGCCGACACCGGCGACTTCGAAGCTATCGCTCGCGTTAAACCCGTGGACGCTACCACCAACCCTTCCCTGCTGCTCAAAGCCGCAGCCATTTCCGGTTATGCCGAGTTGCTGAACGCCTGCGTTCACGACTGCAAAGGTGATGTAGGCCTGGCCAGCGACCGTTTTGGCGTTGCCGTCGGCCAGGAAATCCTGAAGGTCATACCGGGTCGCATTTCCACCGAAGTGGATGCACGCTTGTCGTTCGACACTGACGCCGTATTGAAGCGCGCGCACCGTCTGATCGAGTTGTATGACAAAGCCGGCATTGGCCGCGACCGCGTACTGATCAAGATCGCTTCCACCTGGGAAGGCATCCGCGCTGCCGAGATCCTGGAAAAAGAAGGCATCCAGACCAACCTGACGTTGTTGTTCTCGTTTGCCCAGGCTGCCGCGTGCGCCGATGCGGGCGTGTTTCTGATTTCGCCTTTCGTCGGTCGTATCTACGACTGGTACAAGAAAGCCAACGGCAACGACTACACCGGCGCGGATGATCCGGGCGTGCAGTCGGTGACGCGCATCTACAACTACTACAAGGCCAACGACTACAAGACCGTGGTCATGGGCGCAAGCTTCCGCAACCTGAATCAGATCGAGCAGTTGGCCGGGTGCGATCGCCTGACCATCAGCCCGGATCTGCTGGAGAAGCTGGCGGCCGACACTGGCAAGCTGGAGCGCAAACTCGCGCCGGGTCATGCCGGTGAAGCGCGTTTGAGCTTGAATGAAGCGCAGTTCCGCTGGTTGTCCAACGAAGATGCGATGGCGACCGAGAAACTGGCTGAAGGTATTCGCCAGTTCGCTCGCGACCAGGAAAAACTCGAAGCATTGCTGCAAGCCAAGCTCTGA
- a CDS encoding glycosyl hydrolase family 5 produces the protein MTLTRYRLITTSMLFLFAASPAYAGQPFAALAKDHKTIGVQVKIQNFTANDAQQIKASGFGFVRFGVWTNSLGTPSYQQQISEAFAAAKTADLPVLMTVRSTKPLTSTTTSSDSDLATAGEAFARSVISLDNAYRTQLVAIEIWNEPDLPKYWPTQDFEVTFAPFMNAVCSGLQKRDTSTPLIGFGFAKAPVQGSKATVALNKIINDHPKCLSAVSYHPYGMSSAQISDAQAFILDNFHLPGVISEWGVPSLSSIGGTTGQASRITQFISDTQKLNIPLTSIYEWKNSDSGGNDRERSFGILSSDGTSKPAGIAVKSLLKSH, from the coding sequence ATGACCTTGACGCGCTATCGACTGATTACAACTTCCATGCTCTTTCTATTCGCCGCCAGTCCTGCTTACGCCGGGCAGCCTTTTGCAGCACTGGCGAAAGACCACAAGACAATAGGCGTTCAGGTAAAAATCCAGAATTTCACCGCTAACGATGCCCAACAGATCAAAGCCTCAGGGTTTGGATTCGTGCGCTTTGGCGTATGGACCAACAGCTTGGGCACCCCGTCGTATCAACAGCAGATCAGCGAAGCTTTCGCCGCTGCCAAAACTGCTGATCTACCGGTATTGATGACCGTCCGCTCAACCAAACCTTTGACCAGCACGACAACCAGCAGTGACAGCGATCTCGCCACGGCAGGTGAGGCATTCGCCCGCTCAGTCATCAGCCTGGACAACGCATACCGCACCCAACTTGTCGCCATCGAAATTTGGAATGAACCGGACTTGCCGAAATATTGGCCGACTCAAGACTTCGAAGTCACGTTTGCGCCATTCATGAACGCCGTGTGCAGCGGGCTGCAAAAACGCGACACTTCAACCCCGCTGATCGGCTTTGGATTTGCAAAGGCACCTGTCCAGGGTTCCAAGGCTACCGTCGCACTGAACAAAATCATCAATGACCATCCAAAGTGCCTGAGCGCGGTGTCCTATCACCCCTACGGCATGTCGAGCGCGCAAATCAGCGATGCTCAAGCCTTCATACTCGATAACTTTCATCTGCCGGGTGTCATCAGCGAATGGGGCGTGCCATCGCTCAGCTCCATCGGCGGTACCACCGGGCAAGCCTCGCGAATCACCCAGTTCATCAGCGACACGCAAAAACTGAACATACCGCTGACGTCTATCTACGAATGGAAGAACAGCGATTCTGGAGGCAACGATCGCGAGAGAAGTTTTGGGATCTTGTCGTCGGACGGGACTTCAAAACCTGCGGGAATCGCGGTCAAGTCATTATTAAAATCACACTAG